Proteins co-encoded in one Aquincola tertiaricarbonis genomic window:
- the dapB gene encoding 4-hydroxy-tetrahydrodipicolinate reductase, which yields MSAPLRIAIAGSSGRMGRMLIEAVEAADDCVLAGALDVAGSPALGTDATAWLGRESGVKVTADVRTALADAQVLIDFTRPEGTMAHLAVCRELGVRAVIGTTGFSDAQKAEIAEHGRHTGIVMAPNMSVGVNVVLKLLDMAARALNEGYDIEIIEAHHRHKIDAPSGTALKMGEVVAAALGRDLKECAVYGREGVTGERDPSTIGFATVRGGDIVGDHTVLFAGTGERIEITHKSSSRVTYAQGSLRAARFLADKPQGLFGMEDVLRLNA from the coding sequence GTGAGCGCGCCGCTTCGCATTGCCATCGCCGGCTCGTCCGGCCGCATGGGCCGCATGCTGATCGAGGCGGTGGAAGCCGCCGACGACTGCGTGCTGGCCGGCGCCCTCGACGTGGCGGGCAGCCCCGCGCTGGGCACCGACGCCACCGCCTGGCTGGGCCGCGAAAGCGGCGTCAAGGTCACGGCCGACGTGCGCACCGCGCTGGCCGATGCCCAGGTGCTGATCGATTTCACCCGCCCTGAAGGCACGATGGCCCACCTGGCCGTCTGCCGCGAGCTGGGCGTGCGCGCCGTCATCGGCACCACCGGCTTCAGCGACGCGCAGAAGGCCGAGATCGCCGAGCACGGCCGGCACACCGGCATCGTGATGGCGCCCAACATGAGCGTGGGCGTGAACGTGGTGCTCAAGCTGCTGGACATGGCCGCCCGCGCGTTGAACGAGGGCTACGACATCGAGATCATCGAGGCCCACCACCGCCACAAGATCGACGCGCCCAGCGGCACCGCGCTGAAGATGGGCGAGGTGGTGGCCGCCGCGCTGGGCCGCGATTTGAAGGAGTGCGCCGTGTACGGCCGCGAAGGCGTGACCGGCGAGCGTGACCCCAGCACCATCGGCTTTGCTACGGTGCGTGGCGGCGACATCGTCGGCGACCACACCGTGCTGTTCGCCGGCACCGGCGAGCGCATCGAGATCACGCACAAGAGCAGCAGCCGCGTGACCTACGCACAGGGCAGCCTGCGGGCCGCCCGCTTCCTGGCCGACAAGCCGCAAGGCCTGTTCGGCATGGAAGACGTGCTCCGCCTGAACGCCTGA
- a CDS encoding MotA/TolQ/ExbB proton channel family protein: MDGGFGAFWHASDGVGRTVAALLLLMSVSAWVVIVWKAWVLRRAAGDIQRAVPAFWAAQRLDAGRQRLASLDRENLLAPLVDAATAPSAPGTLATDAHLSSQLTRRLRDALHRGLAHLQFGQVLLASVGSTAPFIGLFGTVWGIYHALANISAEGGITIERIAGPVGEALVMTAAGLAVAIPAVLAYNLFGKWVSACEAELEGFAHDLREMMLARSSES, translated from the coding sequence ATGGACGGCGGCTTCGGGGCGTTCTGGCACGCCAGCGACGGTGTGGGCCGCACGGTGGCGGCGCTGCTGCTGCTGATGTCGGTCAGCGCCTGGGTGGTGATCGTGTGGAAGGCCTGGGTGCTGCGCCGCGCGGCGGGTGACATCCAGCGCGCGGTGCCGGCCTTCTGGGCCGCGCAGCGGCTGGACGCAGGCCGCCAGCGGCTGGCCTCGCTGGACCGCGAGAACCTGCTCGCGCCGCTGGTGGACGCAGCCACCGCGCCCTCGGCGCCCGGCACGCTGGCCACTGACGCGCACCTCTCCTCCCAGCTCACACGGCGGCTGCGTGATGCGCTGCACCGCGGCCTGGCCCACCTGCAGTTCGGCCAGGTGCTGCTGGCCTCGGTGGGCAGCACCGCGCCGTTCATCGGCCTCTTCGGCACGGTCTGGGGCATCTACCACGCGCTGGCCAACATCTCGGCCGAAGGCGGCATCACCATCGAACGCATCGCCGGCCCGGTGGGTGAGGCGCTGGTGATGACGGCCGCCGGCCTGGCCGTGGCCATTCCGGCGGTGCTGGCCTACAACCTGTTCGGCAAGTGGGTGAGCGCCTGCGAGGCCGAGCTGGAAGGCTTCGCCCACGACCTGCGCGAGATGATGCTGGCGCGCAGCAGCGAGTCCTGA
- a CDS encoding ExbD/TolR family protein, translating into MAFGRLERNPGAKPMSDINMTPLIDVMLVLLVIFMITAPLMTSSLKLDLPKSDAGQPSEAPAFVTVAIDEQGRLFLDEQPLAQEALAQRLADAGRANPQLEVQLRADRRVPYGDVAQLIGLMQKAGLSRIGFVTEPGTP; encoded by the coding sequence ATGGCTTTCGGCCGCCTCGAACGCAACCCCGGCGCCAAGCCGATGAGCGACATCAACATGACGCCGCTGATCGACGTGATGCTGGTGCTGCTGGTGATCTTCATGATCACCGCGCCGCTGATGACCAGCAGCCTGAAGCTCGACCTGCCCAAGAGCGACGCCGGCCAGCCCAGCGAGGCGCCGGCCTTCGTCACCGTGGCCATCGACGAGCAGGGCCGGCTGTTCCTCGATGAGCAGCCGCTGGCACAAGAAGCGCTGGCCCAGCGCCTGGCCGATGCCGGCCGCGCCAACCCGCAGCTGGAAGTGCAATTGCGCGCCGACCGCCGCGTGCCTTATGGCGACGTGGCCCAGCTGATCGGCCTGATGCAGAAGGCGGGCCTCAGCCGCATCGGCTTCGTCACCGAGCCCGGCACGCCTTAG
- the leuS gene encoding leucine--tRNA ligase gives MNDKYMPAEVEAAAQNHWNARDAYRVTEDASKPKFYACSMLPYPSGKLHMGHVRNYTINDMLARQLRMKGMNVLMPMGWDAFGLPAENAAMKNKVPPAQWTYSNIAYMKKQMQAMGLAIDWSREVATCSPAYYKWNQWLFLQMLQAGIAERRTQVVNWDPVDQTVLANEQVVDGRGWRSGALVEKREIPGYYLNITKYADELLEHVQQHLPGWPERVKLMQENWIGKSEGVRFAFPHDIRDEGGALIQDGRLYVFTTRADTIMGVTFCAVAPEHPLAAHAARSNPALAAFIEQCQQGGTSEAELATKDKEGLPTGLFVQHPLTGDAVEVWVGNYVLMSYGDGAVMGVPAHDERDFAFAKKYGLPITQVVAVDGEHYSYDAWADWYGDKQRGVVINSGNYSGLRYHDAVDAIARDLAAKGLGEKKTTWRLRDWGISRQRYWGTPIPIIHCADCGPVPVPESDLPVVLPEDLIPDGSGNPLNKCESFLNVACPRCGQPAKRETDTMDTFVDSSWYFMRYCDPANTRRMVAEGTDYWMPMDQYIGGIEHAILHLLYARFWTKVMRDLGLVKIDEPFKRLLTQGMVLNHIYSRRSAQGGIEYFWPHEVENVFDAAGKITGAKLKSDGSAVDYQGVGTMSKSKNNGVDPQELIDRYGADTARLFVMFASPPEQTLEWNDAGVEGAHRFLKRVWAFGAKNAAALSTAADVGGELSPAAKALRREVHLVLKQISYDYERMQYNTVVSGAMKLLNALEDFKAAPGDEPALREGFSVLLRGLYPACPHITHGLWQQLGYADRLGDLLDAPWPEVDEAALVQDSIELVLQVNGKLRGAVTVPAGADKAAIEAAALAHPEFIRFAEGKPAKKVIVVPGRLVNVVV, from the coding sequence ATGAACGACAAGTACATGCCGGCCGAGGTCGAGGCCGCGGCGCAAAACCACTGGAACGCACGCGACGCCTACCGCGTGACCGAAGACGCGAGCAAGCCCAAGTTCTACGCCTGCTCGATGCTGCCCTACCCCAGCGGCAAGCTGCACATGGGGCATGTGCGCAACTACACCATCAACGACATGCTCGCCCGCCAGCTGCGGATGAAGGGCATGAACGTGCTGATGCCGATGGGCTGGGACGCCTTCGGCCTGCCGGCGGAAAACGCGGCGATGAAGAACAAGGTGCCGCCCGCGCAGTGGACCTATTCCAACATCGCCTACATGAAGAAGCAGATGCAGGCGATGGGCTTGGCCATCGACTGGAGCCGCGAGGTGGCCACCTGCTCGCCCGCCTACTACAAGTGGAACCAGTGGCTGTTCCTGCAGATGCTGCAGGCCGGCATCGCCGAGCGCCGCACCCAGGTGGTGAACTGGGACCCGGTGGACCAGACCGTGCTGGCCAACGAGCAGGTGGTGGACGGCCGCGGCTGGCGCTCGGGCGCACTGGTGGAAAAGCGCGAGATCCCGGGCTACTACCTCAACATCACCAAGTACGCCGACGAGCTGCTGGAGCATGTGCAGCAGCACCTGCCGGGCTGGCCCGAGCGCGTCAAGCTGATGCAGGAGAACTGGATCGGCAAGAGCGAAGGCGTGCGCTTCGCCTTCCCGCACGACATCCGCGATGAGGGCGGCGCGCTGATCCAGGACGGCCGGCTGTACGTGTTCACCACGCGCGCCGACACCATCATGGGCGTGACCTTCTGCGCCGTGGCGCCCGAGCATCCGCTGGCCGCGCATGCCGCGCGCAGCAACCCGGCGCTGGCCGCCTTCATCGAGCAGTGCCAGCAGGGCGGCACCAGCGAGGCCGAACTGGCCACCAAGGACAAGGAAGGCCTGCCCACCGGCCTCTTCGTGCAGCACCCGCTGACCGGGGACGCGGTGGAGGTGTGGGTCGGCAACTACGTGCTGATGAGCTACGGCGACGGCGCGGTGATGGGCGTGCCGGCGCACGACGAGCGCGACTTCGCCTTCGCCAAGAAGTACGGCCTGCCCATCACCCAGGTGGTGGCGGTGGACGGCGAGCACTACAGCTACGACGCCTGGGCCGACTGGTACGGCGACAAGCAGCGCGGCGTGGTCATCAACTCCGGCAACTACAGCGGCCTGCGCTACCACGACGCGGTGGATGCCATCGCGCGCGACCTGGCGGCCAAGGGCCTGGGCGAGAAGAAGACCACCTGGCGCCTGCGCGACTGGGGCATCAGCCGCCAGCGCTACTGGGGCACGCCCATCCCCATCATCCACTGCGCCGATTGCGGCCCGGTGCCGGTGCCCGAGAGCGACCTGCCGGTGGTGCTGCCCGAGGATCTGATCCCCGACGGCAGCGGCAATCCGCTGAACAAGTGCGAGTCGTTCCTGAACGTCGCCTGCCCGCGCTGCGGCCAACCCGCCAAGCGCGAGACGGACACGATGGACACCTTCGTCGATTCGTCCTGGTACTTCATGCGCTACTGCGACCCGGCCAACACCCGGCGCATGGTGGCCGAAGGCACCGATTACTGGATGCCGATGGACCAGTACATCGGCGGCATCGAGCACGCGATCCTGCACCTGCTGTACGCCCGCTTCTGGACCAAGGTGATGCGCGACCTGGGCCTGGTCAAGATCGACGAGCCCTTCAAGCGGCTGCTCACCCAGGGCATGGTGCTCAACCACATCTACAGCCGGCGCAGCGCGCAGGGCGGCATCGAATACTTCTGGCCGCATGAGGTCGAGAACGTGTTCGACGCGGCCGGCAAGATCACCGGCGCCAAGCTCAAGAGCGACGGCTCGGCGGTGGACTACCAGGGCGTGGGCACCATGTCCAAGTCCAAGAACAACGGCGTCGACCCGCAGGAGCTGATCGACCGCTACGGCGCCGACACCGCGCGGCTGTTCGTCATGTTCGCCAGCCCGCCCGAGCAGACGCTGGAATGGAACGACGCCGGCGTGGAAGGCGCGCACCGCTTCTTGAAGCGCGTGTGGGCCTTCGGCGCCAAGAACGCCGCCGCCCTCAGCACCGCCGCCGACGTGGGCGGCGAGCTGTCGCCCGCGGCCAAGGCGCTGCGCCGCGAGGTGCACCTGGTGCTCAAGCAGATCAGCTACGACTACGAGCGCATGCAGTACAACACCGTGGTCTCCGGCGCGATGAAGCTGCTCAATGCGCTGGAAGACTTCAAGGCCGCGCCCGGCGACGAGCCGGCGCTGCGTGAAGGTTTCTCGGTGCTGCTGCGCGGCCTGTACCCGGCCTGCCCGCACATCACCCACGGGCTGTGGCAGCAACTGGGCTACGCCGACCGCCTGGGCGACCTGCTGGACGCGCCCTGGCCCGAGGTGGACGAAGCCGCGCTGGTGCAGGACAGCATCGAGCTGGTGCTGCAGGTCAACGGCAAGCTGCGTGGCGCGGTGACGGTGCCCGCCGGCGCCGACAAGGCCGCCATCGAAGCCGCCGCCCTCGCCCACCCCGAGTTCATCCGCTTCGCCGAAGGCAAGCCGGCCAAGAAGGTGATCGTGGTGCCGGGCCGTCTGGTCAACGTGGTGGTGTGA
- a CDS encoding LPS-assembly lipoprotein LptE yields the protein MQRRQLLGHSAALAAGALLAGCGFQLQRPPELPFRTIALTGFNPRSPLLAELRSRLGNTQLTENPAQAEVVLQALTDARERSVVATTAAGQVREVQLRSRFNFRVQARGGRVLLPPSELLLTRDMSYNETAALAKEQEEAQLYRAMEADIAQQVLRRLAAVQPA from the coding sequence ATGCAGCGTCGGCAACTGCTCGGCCACTCCGCGGCGCTGGCCGCCGGCGCGCTGCTGGCGGGCTGCGGCTTCCAGCTGCAGCGCCCGCCGGAGCTGCCCTTCCGCACCATCGCGCTCACCGGCTTCAACCCGCGCTCACCGTTGCTGGCCGAGCTGCGCAGCCGGCTGGGCAACACCCAGCTGACCGAGAACCCGGCGCAGGCCGAGGTGGTGCTGCAGGCCCTGACCGATGCGCGCGAGCGCAGCGTGGTGGCCACCACCGCGGCCGGCCAGGTGCGTGAAGTGCAGCTGCGCTCGCGCTTCAACTTCCGGGTGCAAGCCAGGGGCGGGCGTGTGCTGCTGCCGCCCTCGGAGCTGCTGCTCACCCGCGACATGAGCTACAACGAGACCGCGGCGCTGGCCAAGGAACAGGAAGAAGCGCAGTTGTACCGCGCGATGGAAGCCGACATCGCACAGCAGGTGCTGCGCCGCCTGGCCGCGGTCCAACCTGCCTGA
- the holA gene encoding DNA polymerase III subunit delta: protein MQVRTDQLAAHLAKGLKPLYVVHGDEPLLAQEAADAVRAAARAAGYTERKVFTVSGAHFDWSGLLGSSQAMSLFADRQLIEIRIPSGKPGKEGSDALQRYCQTLSDDVLTLIHLPRLDGQQLKSSWFTTLDGAGATVRVEPVDRRELPTWIARRLSAQGQQVAAGDEGQRTLAFFADRVEGNLLAAHQELQKLALLYPAGPLSYAQVEAAVLNVARYDVFKLGEAVLAGQVARALRMLDGLRAEGEAPVLVHWTLAEDIRAIKRVQDAMADGKPLPMALREQRVWGVKERLFERVLPALSSHDVAALVEGASVCDGIVKGLKHPDWPTDAWEALRRLALMLMQRVLPAPRDPRSMPLPLALRG from the coding sequence ATGCAGGTTCGCACAGACCAGCTCGCCGCCCATCTGGCCAAGGGCCTGAAGCCGCTGTACGTGGTGCACGGCGACGAGCCCCTGCTGGCCCAGGAAGCGGCCGACGCCGTGCGCGCCGCGGCGCGGGCGGCCGGCTATACCGAACGCAAGGTGTTCACCGTCAGCGGCGCGCACTTCGACTGGAGCGGCCTGCTCGGCAGCTCGCAGGCGATGAGCCTGTTCGCCGACCGCCAGCTGATCGAGATCCGCATCCCCAGCGGCAAGCCCGGCAAGGAAGGCTCCGACGCCCTGCAACGCTACTGCCAGACGCTGTCGGACGATGTGCTGACGCTGATCCACCTGCCGCGGCTGGACGGCCAGCAGCTCAAGAGCAGCTGGTTCACCACGCTGGACGGTGCGGGCGCGACGGTGCGCGTGGAGCCGGTGGACCGCCGTGAACTGCCCACCTGGATCGCCCGCCGGCTGTCGGCCCAGGGCCAGCAGGTGGCAGCCGGCGACGAGGGCCAGCGCACGCTCGCCTTCTTCGCCGACCGGGTGGAAGGCAACCTGCTGGCCGCCCACCAGGAGCTGCAGAAGCTGGCCCTGCTGTACCCGGCCGGCCCGCTGAGCTATGCCCAGGTGGAGGCCGCCGTGCTGAACGTGGCGCGCTACGACGTCTTCAAGCTGGGCGAAGCGGTGCTGGCCGGCCAGGTGGCCCGCGCGCTGCGCATGCTGGACGGCCTGCGCGCCGAAGGCGAGGCGCCGGTGCTGGTGCACTGGACGCTGGCCGAGGACATCCGCGCCATCAAGCGCGTGCAGGACGCGATGGCCGACGGCAAGCCGCTGCCGATGGCGCTGCGGGAACAACGGGTGTGGGGCGTGAAGGAACGCCTCTTCGAGCGGGTGCTGCCCGCGCTGAGCAGCCACGACGTGGCGGCGCTGGTGGAAGGCGCCAGTGTGTGCGACGGCATCGTCAAGGGCCTGAAGCACCCCGACTGGCCCACCGACGCCTGGGAGGCGCTGCGCCGCCTGGCGCTGATGCTGATGCAGCGGGTGCTGCCGGCACCGCGCGACCCACGCTCGATGCCGCTGCCGCTGGCGTTGCGCGGCTGA
- a CDS encoding 2-hydroxyacid dehydrogenase has translation MSTAGAPLQVLLSGSFSPADRDDWLAQLQAAMPEARWWRDDEAFPADQIEVAVVANPPPGRLQGLPRLRLIQSLWAGVDRLMRHDTLPAGVPIARMVDPAMNAAMAETAVWAVLSLHRRFFDYARQQQAGLWRALPQRRADEVKVLVLGQGEMGSTAAARLQAQGYPVSGWRRGVPLAPLLAEAEVVVNLLPLTGETRGILDAGLFAQLPRGAALVNLARGAHLVEADLLAALASGQLRHAVLDVFHTEPLPADHPFWAHPQITVLPHAAAATDPRSASAVAVANLRALRDGRPLQHLVDLQRGY, from the coding sequence ATGAGCACGGCGGGCGCGCCGCTGCAGGTGCTGCTGAGCGGCAGCTTCAGCCCGGCCGACCGCGACGATTGGCTGGCCCAGCTGCAGGCCGCGATGCCCGAGGCGCGCTGGTGGCGCGACGACGAGGCTTTTCCTGCGGACCAGATCGAGGTGGCCGTGGTGGCCAACCCGCCGCCGGGCCGACTGCAGGGCCTGCCGCGGCTGCGCCTCATCCAGAGCTTGTGGGCGGGCGTGGACCGGCTGATGCGCCACGACACCTTGCCGGCCGGCGTGCCCATCGCCCGCATGGTCGATCCGGCGATGAATGCCGCGATGGCCGAAACCGCGGTGTGGGCCGTGCTCAGCCTGCACCGCCGCTTTTTCGACTACGCTCGCCAGCAGCAGGCCGGCCTGTGGCGCGCATTGCCGCAGCGCCGCGCCGATGAAGTGAAGGTGCTGGTGCTGGGCCAGGGTGAGATGGGTAGCACCGCGGCCGCGCGGCTGCAGGCCCAGGGCTACCCGGTGAGCGGCTGGCGCCGCGGCGTGCCGCTGGCGCCGCTGCTGGCCGAGGCCGAGGTGGTGGTGAACCTGCTGCCGCTGACCGGCGAGACGCGTGGCATCCTCGATGCCGGGCTGTTCGCGCAGCTGCCGCGCGGCGCGGCCTTGGTCAACCTGGCGCGCGGCGCGCACCTGGTGGAAGCCGACCTGCTGGCTGCCTTGGCCAGCGGCCAGCTGCGCCATGCGGTGCTCGATGTGTTTCACACCGAACCCTTGCCGGCCGACCACCCGTTCTGGGCCCATCCGCAGATCACGGTGCTGCCCCACGCCGCCGCGGCCACCGACCCTCGCAGCGCCAGCGCCGTGGCCGTGGCCAACCTGCGCGCGCTGCGCGATGGCCGGCCGCTGCAGCACCTGGTCGATCTGCAGCGCGGCTACTGA
- a CDS encoding CinA family protein produces the protein MDVSDVEPQVLQLAEALRARGLRMASAESCTGGLIAAACTAVAGSSDWFERGFVTYSNEAKTELLGVDAALIAGHGAVSREVAAAMAEGALAHARADLAVAVTGIAGPGGAVPGKPVGTVWLAVARRGEAARPQLLQLAGDRRAVRAQTVALALQRLLQVAAE, from the coding sequence ATGGATGTGAGCGACGTCGAACCCCAGGTGCTGCAGCTGGCCGAGGCGCTGCGTGCGCGCGGCCTGCGCATGGCCAGCGCCGAAAGCTGCACCGGCGGGCTGATCGCCGCCGCCTGCACCGCGGTGGCGGGTTCCAGCGACTGGTTCGAGCGCGGCTTCGTCACCTACAGCAACGAGGCCAAGACCGAGCTGCTGGGCGTGGACGCTGCGCTGATCGCCGGTCACGGCGCCGTCAGCCGCGAGGTGGCGGCCGCGATGGCCGAAGGTGCGCTGGCCCATGCGCGGGCCGACCTGGCCGTCGCCGTCACCGGCATCGCCGGGCCGGGCGGCGCGGTGCCCGGCAAGCCGGTGGGCACGGTGTGGCTGGCCGTCGCGCGGCGGGGCGAGGCGGCACGGCCCCAGCTGCTGCAACTGGCCGGCGACCGCCGCGCGGTGCGAGCGCAGACGGTGGCGCTGGCCTTGCAGCGGCTGCTGCAGGTGGCCGCCGAATGA
- a CDS encoding phosphatidylglycerophosphatase A family protein — translation MTDTALAAPRRPSARFMLPRLHAWIALGFGSGLSPLAPGTVGTLWAWLAFLVLNLWLTEAQWAGVIGASLLVGWWACTRTARELRTADPGAIVWDEVVAFWIVLWLITPAGLVGQTVAFVLFRFFDMAKPGPVRWADRRFKSPAGALPGWRAGFGIMIDDLVAALCALLVIALWRAVVSWM, via the coding sequence ATGACCGACACCGCTCTCGCCGCCCCGCGGCGCCCCTCCGCTCGCTTCATGCTGCCGCGGCTGCATGCCTGGATCGCGCTGGGCTTCGGCAGCGGCCTGTCCCCGCTGGCGCCCGGCACCGTGGGCACGCTGTGGGCCTGGCTGGCCTTCCTGGTGCTGAACCTGTGGCTGACCGAAGCGCAATGGGCGGGGGTCATCGGCGCCAGCCTGCTGGTGGGCTGGTGGGCCTGCACCCGCACCGCGCGCGAACTGCGCACCGCCGATCCCGGCGCCATCGTCTGGGACGAGGTCGTGGCCTTCTGGATCGTGCTGTGGCTCATCACCCCGGCGGGCCTGGTGGGTCAGACGGTGGCCTTCGTGCTGTTCCGCTTCTTCGACATGGCCAAGCCCGGCCCGGTGCGCTGGGCCGACCGCCGCTTCAAGTCGCCGGCCGGCGCGCTGCCGGGCTGGCGCGCCGGCTTCGGCATCATGATCGACGACCTGGTGGCGGCGCTGTGCGCGCTGCTGGTGATCGCGTTGTGGAGGGCGGTGGTGTCATGGATGTGA
- the thiL gene encoding thiamine-phosphate kinase, which translates to MALGEFDLIHRYFDRPGGRAVLGIGDDCALVAPTPGMQLAISTDMLVEGRHFLSTVAPERLGHKSLAVNLSDLAACGARPLAFTLSLALPRVDEAFLAGFSQGLFALADAHGIELVGGDTTAGPLNISITVFGEVPPGRALLRSGARPGDQLWISGTLGDARLALEVFRGTLPLAGEAFEQVRLAMERPTPRVALGQALQGVATAAADISDGLLGDLGHILKRSRVGAQLEADALPRSPLLAAQPLAVQRQCTLAGGDDYELVFTAPAAAAAAVQAAGRAAGVAVTCVGHIQAEPGLRVVDAAGRPVDHGLASFDHFKA; encoded by the coding sequence ATGGCGCTCGGCGAATTCGACCTCATCCACCGCTACTTCGACAGGCCCGGCGGCCGTGCGGTGCTGGGCATCGGCGACGACTGCGCGCTGGTGGCGCCCACGCCCGGCATGCAGCTGGCCATCTCCACTGACATGCTGGTGGAGGGCCGCCACTTCCTGAGCACCGTCGCGCCCGAGCGGCTGGGCCACAAGTCGCTGGCGGTCAATCTGTCCGACCTCGCGGCCTGCGGCGCACGGCCGCTGGCCTTCACGCTGTCGCTGGCACTGCCGCGGGTGGACGAAGCCTTCCTGGCCGGCTTCTCTCAGGGCCTGTTCGCGCTGGCCGATGCCCATGGCATCGAGCTGGTGGGCGGCGACACCACGGCGGGGCCGCTCAACATCAGCATCACCGTGTTCGGCGAAGTGCCGCCGGGCCGGGCGCTGCTGCGCTCGGGCGCACGGCCGGGCGACCAGCTGTGGATCAGCGGCACCCTGGGCGATGCCCGGCTGGCGCTGGAAGTGTTCCGCGGCACGCTGCCTCTGGCGGGTGAGGCCTTCGAGCAGGTGCGGCTGGCGATGGAGCGCCCCACGCCACGCGTGGCGCTGGGCCAGGCCTTGCAGGGCGTGGCCACCGCCGCTGCCGACATCAGCGACGGCCTGCTGGGCGACCTGGGTCACATCCTGAAGCGCTCGCGCGTGGGTGCGCAGCTCGAGGCCGATGCGCTGCCCCGCAGCCCGCTGCTGGCCGCGCAGCCGCTGGCGGTGCAGCGCCAGTGCACGCTGGCCGGCGGTGACGACTACGAGCTGGTGTTCACCGCGCCGGCCGCAGCCGCGGCCGCGGTGCAGGCCGCCGGCCGAGCGGCCGGCGTGGCCGTCACCTGCGTCGGCCACATCCAGGCCGAGCCGGGCCTGCGGGTGGTGGACGCCGCCGGCCGGCCCGTGGACCACGGCCTGGCCTCGTTCGACCACTTCAAAGCATGA
- a CDS encoding response regulator transcription factor encodes MLTLPASLGLPMVYLVDDEDVVRDALAWLLRSRRLLSEGFASAEAFDAFLDAQWRQHGGAWPTAPSCLLLDVRMPGESGLALFERLTELGRLDALPVVFLTGHGDVPTAVAAVKRGAFDFVEKPFSDNALVDRIVKALEISAAAIERRRSHDGLRKALAELTDREREVMRLVIEGRPNKLIADALNISVRTVEVHRARVFEKMEVKSAVELANLLRDAAIDTAPPPAAPPAAR; translated from the coding sequence ATGCTCACCCTGCCTGCCTCGCTCGGCCTGCCGATGGTCTACCTCGTCGACGACGAGGACGTGGTGCGCGACGCCTTGGCCTGGCTGCTGCGCTCGCGCCGCCTGCTGTCCGAGGGCTTCGCCAGCGCCGAGGCCTTCGACGCCTTCCTCGATGCGCAATGGCGCCAGCACGGCGGCGCCTGGCCCACCGCGCCCTCGTGCCTGCTGCTGGACGTGCGCATGCCCGGCGAAAGCGGCCTGGCGCTGTTCGAGCGGCTGACCGAGCTGGGCCGGCTCGATGCGCTGCCGGTGGTCTTTCTCACCGGCCATGGCGATGTGCCCACGGCGGTGGCCGCGGTCAAGCGCGGTGCCTTCGACTTCGTCGAGAAGCCGTTTTCCGACAACGCGCTGGTCGACCGCATCGTCAAGGCGCTGGAGATCAGCGCCGCCGCCATCGAGCGCCGCCGCAGCCACGACGGCCTGCGCAAGGCGCTGGCCGAACTCACCGACCGCGAGCGCGAGGTGATGCGCCTGGTGATCGAGGGCCGGCCGAACAAGCTGATCGCCGACGCGCTGAACATCAGCGTGCGCACGGTGGAAGTGCACCGCGCCCGCGTGTTCGAGAAGATGGAAGTGAAGTCGGCGGTGGAACTGGCCAACCTGCTGCGCGACGCCGCCATCGACACCGCGCCGCCGCCCGCCGCGCCGCCGGCCGCGCGGTGA